One region of Thiorhodovibrio frisius genomic DNA includes:
- a CDS encoding lysozyme inhibitor LprI family protein has translation MKLILLLVSMLATLSAQGASFDCGKAPTLVESAICSNAQLSRLDEDLADAYRDARNRASNSDALKQEQRAWLKNKRNRCTTVVCLTDAYQTRIGELQAISSPVQQQIGVASDSIVPGRCHMDSCWWWTVENAELLQSRGSSRLYRVTTTSTSEDYSPSFVESNGYPDYPSPRGTWSSPETVYLFCSPQLPAYVQSKKEGGYSVTIPFADDGIAWGATEGIANLYNHVCNQGRSGTYHIPPSRLQENIVIRDLFDLFSLAQN, from the coding sequence ATGAAACTTATTCTCTTGTTGGTCTCAATGCTCGCAACTTTGTCTGCTCAGGGTGCCAGCTTTGACTGTGGCAAAGCCCCGACTCTTGTCGAATCTGCGATTTGTTCAAATGCGCAACTATCGCGGTTAGATGAAGACTTGGCTGATGCCTACCGAGATGCTCGCAATCGCGCTTCAAATTCTGACGCTCTGAAACAGGAGCAACGCGCCTGGCTGAAAAACAAGCGGAACCGCTGCACAACAGTGGTCTGCCTCACCGACGCTTATCAAACCCGAATCGGAGAGTTACAAGCGATCTCCTCCCCAGTACAGCAACAAATCGGCGTCGCTTCGGACTCTATTGTCCCCGGTCGTTGCCACATGGACAGTTGCTGGTGGTGGACAGTCGAGAACGCTGAACTCCTGCAAAGTCGTGGTTCGAGCCGACTCTATCGTGTGACGACAACGAGTACCTCAGAGGACTACTCCCCGAGTTTTGTCGAGAGCAACGGTTATCCAGACTACCCATCCCCTCGCGGTACTTGGTCATCGCCTGAAACAGTGTATTTGTTCTGTTCCCCGCAGTTGCCGGCCTACGTGCAAAGCAAAAAAGAAGGGGGATACTCAGTGACCATTCCGTTTGCTGATGACGGTATTGCCTGGGGCGCCACTGAGGGCATTGCGAATCTGTATAACCACGTCTGCAATCAAGGCCGCAGTGGAACGTATCACATTCCACCGTCACGGCTACAAGAGAATATTGTTATCCGAGACTTGTTTGATTTGTTTTCCCTCGCGCAGAATTGA
- a CDS encoding AAA family ATPase: MYRKSFEDVDAYITGLTLANFKSFVEPTRIDFAPITLFFGPNSSGKSTVYSAIALLEKLLTLGYFSGWEAPELLAYIHKREDDHQAYITTHLHSDSFSHPIYAVDSKSPIDLSIDSYESLFPNKSDFLHSRIGRSGFDVDVTYSLRHKDHSYWSLEEIKFQQESLVTHRYFETKFNLNNVFFEHVEKDLARYDLSFLSLITRLFPQENTALDGNILITELEIHIDKTDVSYMALIR, from the coding sequence ATGTACCGAAAATCTTTTGAAGATGTTGACGCATACATCACCGGATTGACTTTAGCTAACTTCAAAAGCTTTGTTGAACCCACAAGAATCGATTTTGCCCCTATTACATTATTTTTTGGACCGAATTCATCCGGGAAAAGTACTGTTTACTCCGCGATTGCGTTGTTAGAAAAACTGTTAACTCTTGGTTACTTTTCGGGTTGGGAAGCTCCTGAACTTTTGGCCTATATTCACAAGCGTGAAGATGACCATCAAGCATACATCACAACTCATCTGCACTCCGATAGCTTTTCCCATCCTATTTACGCTGTCGATAGCAAAAGTCCAATCGATCTATCTATTGACTCCTATGAATCACTTTTCCCTAACAAATCAGACTTTCTGCACTCACGGATTGGTCGCTCGGGCTTTGATGTCGATGTAACATACTCACTTCGACATAAAGACCATTCCTACTGGTCGTTAGAAGAAATTAAATTTCAGCAAGAAAGCCTAGTAACGCATCGCTACTTTGAGACCAAATTCAATCTTAACAATGTATTTTTTGAACATGTTGAAAAAGATTTAGCTCGATATGACCTCTCTTTTTTGTCACTAATTACCCGACTTTTCCCTCAAGAAAACACTGCACTTGACGGCAATATATTAATTACTGAATTAGAAATTCATATAGATAAAACCGACGTTTCCTATATGGCGTTAATACGATGA